A single genomic interval of Acidobacteriota bacterium harbors:
- a CDS encoding DUF1552 domain-containing protein, producing MMIFKKAIPRRTFLQGAGATLALPLLDSMVPALAAVGDPAAKPALRFATVYTANGMMMDKWTPAAVGSNFEITPILEPLTPFRNQMLVLSGLNHASGRALAGENTGDHARAGATYLTGVHPKKTEGADTRAGVSADQIVARELGKQTRHASLELALDTPELLGQCEAGYTCAYMNTLCWRSETTPMPMENRPRMVFERLFGDNDSTDPAVRLRQIQSDRSILDSVRGKVNALIADVGSADKAKLSEYLDAVRDVERGIRLAEEQSGRELPVLTRPEGVPATFTEHAKLMYDLMLLAFQTDQTRVITFMTGREFGGRTYREINIPDGHHGLTHHQYKPDKIEKVIKINIYQAQHFANFLERMRNTPDGDGSLLDHSMILYGGSLSDGNLHLHDNLPILLMGGANGQIKGGRHLRFPGDTPMPNLLLTMLDMAGVHLDSLGDSNGRLIL from the coding sequence ATGATGATCTTCAAAAAAGCGATTCCGCGTCGGACATTCCTGCAAGGAGCTGGCGCCACTCTCGCGTTGCCGCTGCTGGATTCGATGGTCCCCGCGCTCGCCGCTGTCGGTGATCCCGCGGCGAAGCCCGCGCTGCGCTTCGCCACCGTCTACACCGCCAACGGCATGATGATGGACAAGTGGACTCCGGCGGCGGTGGGAAGTAATTTTGAAATCACTCCCATCCTCGAACCACTCACGCCCTTCCGCAATCAGATGCTGGTGTTGAGCGGGTTGAATCACGCCAGCGGCCGCGCGCTTGCTGGTGAGAACACCGGCGACCACGCTCGCGCCGGGGCGACGTATCTCACCGGTGTGCATCCGAAGAAGACCGAAGGCGCCGACACGCGCGCCGGAGTCTCCGCCGACCAGATCGTCGCGCGCGAACTGGGCAAGCAGACGCGCCACGCCTCGCTCGAACTCGCTCTCGACACGCCCGAGTTGCTGGGCCAGTGCGAGGCCGGCTACACCTGCGCCTACATGAACACGCTTTGCTGGCGCAGCGAGACTACGCCCATGCCCATGGAAAATCGCCCGCGCATGGTCTTCGAGCGGCTGTTCGGCGACAACGATTCGACCGACCCGGCGGTGCGTCTGCGCCAGATTCAGAGCGACCGCAGCATCCTCGATTCCGTGCGCGGCAAAGTGAACGCGCTGATCGCCGATGTGGGCTCCGCCGACAAGGCCAAGCTCAGTGAGTATCTCGACGCCGTGCGCGACGTGGAGCGCGGCATCCGCCTCGCCGAAGAACAGTCCGGGCGCGAACTGCCCGTGCTGACCCGTCCCGAAGGCGTTCCCGCGACATTTACGGAACATGCGAAGTTAATGTACGACTTGATGCTGCTGGCCTTCCAGACCGATCAGACGCGCGTCATCACCTTCATGACCGGGCGCGAGTTTGGCGGACGCACCTACCGCGAGATTAATATTCCCGACGGCCATCACGGCCTCACGCACCACCAGTACAAGCCCGACAAGATCGAGAAGGTCATCAAGATCAATATCTATCAAGCGCAACACTTCGCCAACTTCCTCGAGCGCATGAGGAACACGCCCGACGGCGACGGGTCGCTGCTGGACCACAGCATGATCCTCTACGGCGGGAGCCTGAGCGACGGCAACCTGCACCTGCACGACAATCTCCCCATCCTGCTGATGGGCGGCGCGAACGGCCAGATCAAAGGCGGCCGCCACCTGCGCTTCCCCGGCGACACCCCCATGCCCAACCTGCTGCTGACCATGCTGGACATGGCCGGCGTGCACCTCGACAGTCTGGGTGACAGCAATGGCCGGCTAATCCTTTAA